One genomic region from Jilunia laotingensis encodes:
- a CDS encoding T9SS-dependent choice-of-anchor J family protein produces MKKYYQLAFMLFCWFAYATSVNAQSPNSVSEEKTVSDVENRTVYGFVGDLTLGGCGITKFKTDTPQNLELLSQWKNGYAIFSGAAAYGEYYVQMYHYNSDGVGKVENISFAKVSLVSDNSKEIKVMEDNAVKLSDMTFDYSTNTMYAVGFELGDTFLYSIDLQTGTLTKGPLLQTNAEKQTIATLAATYDGRLYGLNMKGILFKINKETGNLTRVMDTKVHLGYMQSMEFDHTDDCLYWATMIGRAGVSNELYKIDVNKKTIKSLGHLGDGGAGTQAQGLYIPFVLAGFDAPGQATELKAVPAEKGALEATITWKNPVKTHGGDDLSGNMNVILERDGEVISSSMSEAGAEMSWTDKSVKLGEHTYTVKAINEKGEGALAEVFVYVGDDVPATITDLMASVGNECKNIKLTWNIPDKGAHGGYYDKSNVRYRIVRYPDNTVLEEEYGGTSYEDNTIKRLGAYYYGITGFNKAGSNNEYKRNEIIIAGKAVEVPYDCSFNDETIARNQWTFVNGNHDGNSWRVNSGLGTILFNDYVIAAEYVLNPLDSQLDADEWLISPPINFEANKDYYLSFDVRSAGVDELNITFGDLNTVEAQNQRIVSGLFTEEAEGAFYTYQFQLPRTEGIHCVGINLVTMYGDNTSQLFQINNVMIAEGIPDGIETVNAGGNTKVSLDGDRLAIEGDFNTAYVYDTTGICVATLNKANAETTTTGWHPGIYIVKIANTDSVYTQKITIR; encoded by the coding sequence ATGAAAAAGTATTACCAATTAGCTTTTATGCTATTTTGCTGGTTTGCCTATGCAACTAGTGTTAATGCTCAGTCTCCTAATTCTGTATCGGAGGAAAAAACTGTAAGTGATGTAGAAAATCGAACAGTTTATGGTTTTGTTGGAGACTTAACTCTTGGAGGGTGCGGAATAACAAAATTTAAGACCGATACTCCACAAAATTTGGAATTACTCTCTCAATGGAAAAATGGATATGCTATATTCTCCGGAGCGGCAGCCTATGGAGAATATTATGTCCAAATGTATCATTATAATTCTGATGGTGTAGGTAAAGTAGAAAATATTTCATTTGCTAAAGTAAGCCTTGTTTCAGACAATTCAAAAGAAATAAAAGTTATGGAAGATAATGCTGTGAAGCTTTCTGACATGACTTTTGATTATTCGACAAATACAATGTATGCGGTAGGTTTTGAGCTGGGAGATACATTTCTTTACTCCATCGATTTACAAACAGGAACCCTAACTAAAGGTCCTCTTCTCCAAACAAATGCGGAAAAACAAACTATAGCTACACTAGCTGCTACTTATGATGGTCGCTTATATGGACTTAACATGAAAGGTATACTTTTTAAAATCAACAAAGAAACAGGCAATCTGACACGCGTCATGGATACAAAAGTTCATTTGGGCTATATGCAATCCATGGAATTCGACCATACTGATGATTGTCTTTATTGGGCTACAATGATTGGTCGAGCTGGTGTTTCTAACGAGTTGTATAAAATCGATGTTAATAAAAAAACGATTAAATCTCTCGGACACTTAGGTGATGGTGGAGCAGGCACACAAGCACAGGGGCTGTATATTCCTTTTGTATTAGCGGGATTTGATGCACCGGGACAGGCAACCGAATTGAAGGCAGTTCCGGCAGAAAAAGGTGCCCTTGAAGCAACGATTACATGGAAAAACCCCGTCAAAACACATGGCGGAGACGATTTATCCGGAAATATGAATGTTATATTAGAAAGGGATGGAGAAGTTATAAGCAGTTCCATGAGTGAAGCCGGGGCGGAGATGTCATGGACTGACAAATCGGTAAAACTGGGAGAACATACCTATACGGTAAAAGCAATCAATGAAAAAGGGGAAGGCGCTCTTGCTGAAGTATTTGTATACGTAGGAGATGATGTCCCGGCCACTATAACAGACTTGATGGCAAGCGTGGGAAATGAATGTAAGAATATTAAACTGACATGGAATATTCCGGACAAAGGCGCTCATGGGGGATATTATGACAAATCGAATGTCAGATACAGAATTGTACGCTATCCGGATAATACGGTTTTGGAAGAGGAATATGGGGGAACTTCTTATGAAGATAATACTATTAAACGTTTGGGAGCTTATTATTACGGTATCACCGGCTTCAATAAAGCAGGTTCTAATAACGAATATAAAAGAAATGAGATTATTATTGCCGGTAAAGCGGTAGAAGTTCCTTATGATTGTAGTTTTAACGATGAAACGATTGCTAGAAATCAATGGACTTTTGTAAATGGTAATCATGATGGAAATAGTTGGCGTGTAAATTCAGGTTTAGGCACGATCTTATTTAATGATTATGTCATTGCAGCCGAATATGTATTAAACCCGTTAGACAGTCAACTGGATGCCGATGAATGGTTGATTAGTCCTCCTATTAATTTTGAAGCAAATAAAGATTACTATCTAAGTTTTGATGTACGTTCTGCAGGGGTGGATGAGTTGAACATTACTTTTGGAGACTTGAACACTGTTGAAGCTCAAAATCAGAGGATAGTATCCGGCTTGTTCACGGAAGAAGCTGAAGGGGCGTTTTATACCTATCAATTCCAGTTACCTAGAACCGAAGGCATCCATTGTGTCGGGATTAATTTGGTGACCATGTATGGAGATAATACAAGCCAACTGTTCCAAATCAATAATGTCATGATTGCAGAAGGCATACCAGACGGAATCGAAACCGTGAATGCCGGAGGAAATACTAAAGTCAGTCTGGATGGTGACCGTCTTGCCATTGAAGGAGACTTCAATACCGCCTATGTTTATGATACAACAGGTATATGTGTCGCCACATTGAATAAAGCCAATGCTGAAACGACTACGACAGGCTGGCATCCGGGCATTTATATTGTCAAAATAGCCAATACCGATTCTGTATATACCCAGAAAATCACTATTAGATAA
- a CDS encoding Omp28-related outer membrane protein: protein MKYKYLLLATGLLWGTSTVNAQWRSASEAPVRQQPEISKTVKNQGDGKVLYSYCSSIAAVTAKSGLGIQTDDDVKVTAAIRMSEGLMTLLKGRNIHRLRVGVATDAEDATVFIRKTDGTAIWQINKALELGWNDITLETPLVVPEEQELYIGYTCTQRNGVFVIATELGNTTKLNGLFMASEYYPYLEDFSGSADLGNLCLSVEVDGTESEFGCLGSMVKAYSSKPYLQEGANKSTEMNIIYANEGEDNVSKIKLGRKFNGTELGDTICYFKRTVRGNSTGELELPVTSSMSGKYTYTLKEIEGNPVSVSPVTASVSTYKAEDVIERVALIEEFTSQSCGNCPAAQANLHRTIADKEDRVALVLHHSGFKPDDFSIPESDGYCYFYKPAGTFAPGMTMDRTYLPDYDTQGTGSMVFNPKLLSKSTLTKELALPSMVSVGIDCSYDKADRKLVVIVSGNKITDLIGEHVGLTVFLLENKYIARQLGVGDPDNFEHNNILRAVLSDPMGDVITFNADGTYSRRYDYTVPASYVSTTGARTKAFPENMNIVAFVSNFDTVYPDNCCVLNANKTASLNVGDTGLKAENVLEKALPVFAKDGTVHAYGEYSDLKVYNLQGMPVPNENLEPGVYIVRITGQDRKEHVRKVLVRN from the coding sequence ATGAAATATAAATATCTCTTGTTAGCAACGGGATTGCTATGGGGCACTTCAACGGTAAACGCCCAGTGGCGTTCCGCTTCCGAAGCTCCGGTGCGGCAACAACCAGAAATATCCAAGACCGTTAAGAATCAGGGTGACGGGAAAGTACTTTACAGCTATTGCTCTTCCATCGCTGCGGTCACGGCAAAAAGCGGGCTTGGAATTCAAACGGATGACGACGTCAAAGTAACCGCTGCCATCCGTATGTCCGAAGGTCTCATGACACTGCTGAAAGGCAGGAATATCCATCGGCTCAGAGTGGGCGTGGCGACCGACGCGGAGGACGCGACCGTTTTTATCAGGAAAACGGACGGGACGGCAATTTGGCAAATTAACAAAGCACTGGAACTGGGCTGGAACGACATCACACTTGAAACACCTTTGGTTGTACCGGAAGAGCAGGAACTTTATATCGGGTATACCTGTACACAGCGCAACGGTGTATTTGTAATTGCGACCGAATTAGGGAACACCACCAAATTGAACGGTTTATTCATGGCATCGGAATACTATCCTTATCTGGAGGATTTTTCAGGATCAGCGGACTTGGGAAACCTCTGCCTGTCGGTGGAAGTGGACGGTACGGAGAGTGAATTCGGGTGTCTCGGTAGCATGGTGAAAGCATATTCGTCCAAGCCTTACCTGCAAGAGGGGGCAAACAAGTCCACGGAAATGAACATTATTTATGCGAACGAAGGAGAGGACAATGTCTCCAAGATAAAGCTGGGGAGAAAGTTTAACGGGACGGAATTGGGCGACACCATCTGCTACTTCAAAAGGACGGTGAGGGGAAACTCCACCGGGGAATTGGAATTGCCGGTCACGTCTTCCATGAGTGGAAAATACACATACACACTAAAAGAAATAGAGGGAAACCCCGTATCCGTATCCCCCGTAACGGCAAGCGTATCCACCTATAAAGCCGAGGATGTCATCGAACGGGTTGCCCTGATTGAAGAGTTCACCTCGCAGTCGTGCGGCAACTGCCCGGCCGCACAGGCGAACCTGCATAGAACCATAGCCGACAAGGAAGACCGGGTTGCATTGGTACTTCATCACTCAGGATTTAAACCCGACGACTTTTCGATACCGGAGAGTGACGGCTATTGCTACTTTTATAAACCGGCAGGCACTTTCGCCCCGGGAATGACGATGGACAGGACATACCTACCCGACTACGACACACAAGGGACAGGATCAATGGTATTCAATCCCAAGCTGCTGTCGAAATCCACGCTGACCAAAGAACTCGCATTGCCCTCGATGGTCTCGGTAGGCATAGACTGCTCGTATGACAAGGCCGACAGAAAACTGGTTGTCATCGTCTCGGGGAACAAAATAACCGACTTGATAGGCGAGCATGTGGGACTGACCGTATTCCTCCTTGAAAACAAGTACATTGCCCGCCAACTCGGCGTCGGTGATCCGGACAACTTTGAACACAACAACATCCTCCGGGCCGTGCTGTCCGACCCGATGGGAGACGTCATAACCTTTAACGCGGACGGCACTTACAGCAGGAGGTACGACTATACCGTCCCGGCATCCTATGTCTCGACCACGGGAGCAAGGACGAAGGCATTTCCGGAAAACATGAACATTGTGGCATTTGTGTCCAATTTCGATACGGTATACCCGGACAACTGTTGCGTGTTGAACGCGAACAAAACGGCCTCACTGAATGTCGGGGATACCGGATTAAAAGCTGAAAACGTGTTGGAGAAGGCCCTCCCGGTATTCGCTAAGGACGGGACGGTCCATGCCTACGGAGAATACAGCGATCTGAAGGTGTACAACCTGCAAGGGATGCCAGTGCCGAACGAGAACCTGGAACCGGGAGTCTATATCGTGAGAATAACAGGACAGGACAGGAAGGAACATGTAAGGAAGGTACTAGTCCGTAACTGA
- a CDS encoding Crp/Fnr family transcriptional regulator produces MEDFNLKYAQHPSLDLLKNFLLKHGAFKIIKKKEIFSIQGKKNLKGAYIKSGAFRYTRSDDKGNEHIIGYAFPHEFLGSLDTWINPDQPSPVTIEAICDSEIYDITYPAVKQFFNTNMETLYIRCILAERSYSVIYHRLLDSYCKNAEELYLDLLNRCPDIQEHITLKEIASFLQVTPETISHIRRKLKK; encoded by the coding sequence ATGGAAGATTTTAATTTAAAATATGCTCAACATCCTTCATTGGACTTACTGAAAAATTTTCTTTTAAAACATGGAGCATTTAAAATCATAAAAAAGAAAGAGATATTCTCCATACAAGGAAAGAAAAACCTCAAAGGCGCATACATTAAAAGCGGTGCGTTCCGATATACCCGTAGTGATGACAAAGGCAATGAGCATATAATTGGATATGCCTTTCCTCATGAATTTCTCGGGAGCTTGGATACATGGATAAATCCCGACCAGCCATCTCCCGTAACGATAGAAGCCATCTGTGATTCGGAGATTTACGATATTACTTATCCTGCTGTAAAACAGTTTTTCAACACAAATATGGAAACGTTATACATCCGCTGTATTCTTGCCGAACGGTCTTATTCTGTTATTTATCACCGTTTATTAGACTCATATTGCAAGAATGCAGAAGAACTATATCTTGACTTGCTAAACAGATGCCCCGATATTCAAGAACATATCACTTTGAAAGAGATAGCTTCGTTCTTACAAGTCACTCCCGAAACAATCAGCCACATAAGGCGTAAACTGAAGAAATAA
- a CDS encoding GNAT family N-acetyltransferase produces MIRKLTKDEYRNAADLSYQVCMESGINDFTQEGIETFKSFIYNISLMNELDLYGAFDNNLLIGVVGINRKRQHISLFFIQQEYHRQGIGKSLFYYMMNDCNFTKISVNSSTYGELFYKSLGFKKVSEKELNKGITSIPMIKNI; encoded by the coding sequence ATGATCCGCAAATTAACAAAAGACGAATATCGCAATGCCGCTGATTTATCTTATCAAGTATGTATGGAGAGTGGTATCAACGATTTTACCCAAGAGGGTATTGAAACCTTTAAAAGTTTTATATATAATATATCATTAATGAATGAACTTGATTTATATGGGGCTTTTGATAATAATCTATTGATAGGAGTTGTCGGTATTAATAGAAAAAGACAACATATATCACTCTTTTTTATCCAACAGGAATATCATCGGCAAGGAATAGGAAAATCTCTTTTCTACTATATGATGAATGATTGTAACTTTACCAAGATAAGTGTTAATTCTTCAACCTATGGAGAGTTATTCTATAAGTCGTTAGGCTTTAAAAAAGTAAGCGAGAAAGAGCTTAACAAAGGAATAACAAGTATTCCAATGATAAAAAATATATAA
- a CDS encoding GNAT family N-acetyltransferase yields the protein MDKDFIIRTAKPSDASEVKELFQDTVLNINKRDYSKAEVEDWASCGNDLSHIKEMIRTHYFIVATNRQSQIIGFSSITKQGYLHSMFVHKNFQGNGVATILLNEIERYAITTGITRITSEVSLTALPFFEKRGYIVEEEQKRKANLLSLTNF from the coding sequence ATGGATAAAGATTTTATAATAAGAACAGCCAAACCGTCGGATGCCTCTGAGGTCAAAGAGCTATTTCAAGATACAGTCCTTAATATAAACAAGCGTGATTATTCAAAAGCGGAAGTAGAAGATTGGGCATCGTGTGGAAACGACCTCTCCCACATAAAAGAAATGATTAGGACACATTATTTTATCGTAGCAACTAATCGACAGTCTCAGATTATTGGCTTTTCATCCATCACCAAACAAGGATATTTACATTCTATGTTTGTGCATAAAAATTTTCAAGGTAACGGTGTTGCTACGATACTTCTTAATGAAATAGAACGGTATGCAATCACAACAGGAATTACAAGGATTACATCAGAAGTAAGCTTAACGGCCCTTCCTTTCTTTGAAAAAAGAGGTTATATAGTGGAGGAAGAACAGAAACGCAAAGCAAATCTGCTTTCCCTCACTAATTTTTAG
- a CDS encoding site-specific integrase — protein MAKLENKTKENPKLEQNKLSDGRISLYLEYYLGREEKPVLDENGNQVYYDSGKMQGKPKFAVKHNRRKENLSLYLIDKPRTPAERQQNKETLELATKIRAEREQEFKESMLGYRLKKDRTVNFLDYFQAYINSYTKKDIRMVQIALSRFKDFLKEQYPMNEFSIKPELITKEMMEQFVAYLQSRSVGEGAKSIYQRFKKVIRYAIDHDVMLKDPCKSVTCKVDSQMLRKDVLSPEEIQKLAACHYDNENPNVRRAFIFCLYSGLRFCDVKDLTYKNVDYANRLLKFEQSKTKGHSASSGVVIPLNDGLLSIIGEAPADKNCLIFDLPTYESCCKSVKRWVKRAGIDKHISWHCARHSFAVNILNNGANIKTVASLLGHSGLKHTEKYTRAVDKLKEEAINSLPELKF, from the coding sequence ATGGCAAAGTTAGAAAATAAAACGAAAGAAAACCCCAAGTTAGAGCAAAATAAGCTCTCGGATGGTAGAATCAGCCTTTACTTAGAGTATTATTTAGGTAGAGAGGAAAAGCCCGTATTAGATGAAAACGGCAATCAAGTGTACTATGATAGTGGAAAGATGCAAGGTAAGCCCAAGTTTGCAGTAAAGCATAACAGGCGAAAAGAAAACCTTAGTCTGTATCTGATAGATAAGCCCCGTACCCCTGCGGAACGCCAGCAGAACAAAGAAACATTGGAGCTTGCCACAAAGATACGTGCGGAGCGTGAGCAGGAATTTAAAGAAAGTATGTTGGGCTATCGGTTGAAAAAAGATAGAACGGTCAATTTCTTAGACTATTTCCAAGCCTATATCAACAGTTATACCAAGAAAGATATTCGCATGGTACAAATTGCGCTTAGCCGTTTTAAGGACTTCTTAAAAGAGCAATACCCCATGAATGAGTTTAGTATCAAACCGGAACTTATCACCAAAGAAATGATGGAGCAGTTTGTAGCCTATTTGCAATCCCGAAGTGTGGGTGAAGGTGCTAAAAGCATTTACCAGCGTTTCAAGAAAGTTATTCGATATGCGATTGACCACGATGTAATGTTGAAAGACCCATGTAAAAGTGTTACCTGTAAAGTGGATAGCCAAATGCTTCGAAAAGATGTTCTTTCTCCCGAAGAAATACAAAAGTTGGCGGCTTGCCATTATGACAACGAGAACCCGAATGTCAGACGGGCTTTTATCTTCTGTTTATACAGTGGTTTGCGTTTCTGTGATGTAAAAGACCTTACCTATAAGAATGTGGATTACGCTAATCGGTTATTGAAATTTGAACAAAGCAAGACAAAGGGACATTCTGCCAGTAGTGGTGTGGTTATTCCCCTGAATGATGGTCTATTGTCTATCATTGGTGAAGCCCCGGCAGATAAAAACTGTTTGATATTCGATTTACCTACTTACGAAAGTTGCTGTAAATCAGTAAAGCGTTGGGTAAAGAGAGCCGGGATAGACAAACATATAAGCTGGCATTGTGCCCGGCATTCGTTTGCCGTGAACATTCTGAACAATGGGGCAAATATCAAAACCGTAGCCAGCCTTTTAGGGCATAGCGGATTGAAGCATACGGAGAAGTACACCCGTGCGGTGGATAAATTGAAAGAGGAAGCAATAAACAGCTTGCCCGAACTAAAGTTTTAA
- a CDS encoding PDDEXK nuclease domain-containing protein → MNFEALVKHISTIQNTLQAQAAHAVNLALTSRNWLMGCYIVEFEQNGEDRAAYGEQLLKKLEQRLKTKGLNERRFREFRRLYLVYPQLKEPVTQYIASQIQIRQSLTAEFTEPIRRLVTAESENGVWKLSTEYPQTETWMIPADRLFNRLSSTHLNTISGIENPVKRAFYEMETIRGCWSVKELERQIASLYYERSGLSKNKEALSALVQQQATLLQPKDVINTPVTLEFLELNERALVTETDLEQAILDNLQHFLLEMGHGFCFEARQKRILIDEDYFFADLVFYHRILKCHVIVELKIDKFRHEYASQLNMYLNYFKAEVMQPDDNPPIGILLCTEKGDTLVKYATAGLDPNIFVQKYRIELPTEEEIKVFISSSNYESYKL, encoded by the coding sequence ATGAACTTTGAAGCATTAGTAAAACATATCAGCACGATACAGAACACGTTGCAGGCACAAGCCGCACATGCTGTAAACCTTGCCCTTACTTCCCGTAACTGGCTTATGGGTTGCTATATTGTAGAATTTGAGCAGAACGGAGAAGACCGTGCCGCCTACGGTGAACAACTGTTGAAGAAGCTGGAACAACGACTGAAAACAAAAGGTCTGAATGAACGTAGATTCAGGGAATTTAGACGGTTGTACCTTGTTTATCCACAACTAAAAGAACCTGTTACACAATACATTGCATCACAAATTCAAATTCGGCAGTCATTGACCGCCGAATTCACTGAACCAATTCGGCGGTTGGTGACCGCCGAATCTGAAAATGGAGTTTGGAAACTATCAACAGAATACCCACAAACCGAAACATGGATGATTCCGGCTGATAGATTATTCAATAGATTATCTTCCACCCATTTAAACACTATATCGGGAATTGAGAACCCGGTAAAACGTGCTTTCTATGAAATGGAAACCATTCGTGGCTGCTGGTCTGTAAAGGAGTTGGAGCGACAAATCGCATCTTTATATTACGAACGTAGCGGACTATCCAAAAACAAAGAAGCCCTCTCCGCTTTAGTCCAGCAACAAGCAACCTTATTACAACCTAAAGATGTTATCAACACCCCTGTTACTTTGGAGTTCTTAGAGTTGAATGAACGTGCATTGGTGACAGAAACTGATTTGGAACAAGCCATTCTTGACAACCTGCAACACTTCCTGTTAGAAATGGGACATGGCTTCTGTTTTGAAGCCCGGCAAAAACGTATCTTGATAGACGAGGATTATTTCTTTGCCGACCTTGTGTTCTATCACCGCATTTTGAAATGCCATGTTATTGTAGAATTGAAGATAGATAAGTTCCGCCATGAGTACGCTTCGCAACTAAATATGTATCTGAACTATTTTAAAGCGGAAGTGATGCAGCCGGATGATAACCCACCTATCGGCATTTTGCTCTGCACCGAAAAGGGAGATACCTTGGTTAAGTATGCCACTGCCGGGTTAGACCCAAATATTTTTGTGCAAAAGTATAGGATAGAACTTCCAACAGAAGAAGAAATAAAAGTATTCATTTCTTCCTCAAACTATGAGAGTTACAAACTTTAA
- a CDS encoding Crp/Fnr family transcriptional regulator: MEDFNSQYANHSKLEQLKQFILEHGTYIELKKGEQFTIQGKVNHRGAYIEHGLLRYTRVDEKGNIHIVGYTFSGEFTGSLCTLIEPNQPSLVTIEAVCDTKICYIPYLKVEEFFATNVETMQVKCTLIEQSYLLMYHRLIDMYCKTTAELYLDLLNRCPDIQEYITLKEIASFLQVTPETISRIRRGLNK, from the coding sequence ATGGAAGATTTTAACTCACAATATGCCAACCATTCGAAATTAGAACAGCTAAAGCAGTTCATTTTGGAACATGGTACTTATATCGAACTCAAAAAGGGTGAACAATTCACTATTCAAGGCAAAGTGAATCATCGGGGAGCTTATATCGAACACGGCTTATTGAGATATACTCGTGTGGATGAAAAAGGGAATATACATATAGTAGGATATACTTTCTCCGGAGAGTTTACAGGAAGTTTATGCACACTTATAGAGCCTAATCAACCGTCATTAGTAACAATTGAAGCCGTTTGCGATACAAAGATTTGTTATATACCCTATTTAAAAGTAGAGGAATTCTTTGCCACAAATGTAGAAACCATGCAAGTAAAATGTACTCTTATTGAACAATCATACTTATTAATGTATCATAGATTAATAGATATGTACTGCAAGACTACGGCAGAACTGTATCTTGACTTATTGAATAGATGCCCCGATATTCAAGAGTACATTACGTTAAAGGAGATTGCCTCTTTCTTGCAAGTCACACCGGAAACAATCAGTCGCATACGCCGTGGACTGAATAAATAG
- a CDS encoding Crp/Fnr family transcriptional regulator: protein MKDFNSYLDNLDYSLVKDLFHEKGKQRIYHKKDFFIRQNEISRFAEWVENGTFQYTYIDGEGEEHIVGYAFTNEFVCDYSSLMRSGLSLVNIQAITECSVYEISRHDIIEYWETDMKTQRFGRHVAESLFEMVYERLLDSYCTPEIRYRNLMERCPNLKEVVPLKSIASFLGVTPETISRIRRKLEI from the coding sequence ATGAAAGATTTTAATTCATACCTCGACAATTTAGACTATTCCCTCGTAAAAGATTTATTTCATGAAAAAGGGAAGCAACGTATATACCACAAAAAAGATTTCTTTATTCGTCAGAATGAAATATCACGTTTTGCCGAATGGGTAGAAAACGGTACATTCCAATATACATATATTGATGGAGAGGGTGAAGAACACATTGTTGGATACGCTTTCACCAACGAGTTTGTATGTGACTATTCTTCTTTAATGAGAAGTGGCTTATCGTTAGTAAATATTCAAGCCATAACAGAGTGTTCTGTATATGAAATATCCCGTCATGACATTATTGAATATTGGGAAACGGATATGAAAACTCAACGATTCGGAAGGCATGTGGCAGAGAGTCTATTTGAAATGGTATATGAACGATTACTTGATTCATATTGTACGCCTGAAATACGATACAGGAACTTGATGGAACGTTGTCCTAACTTGAAAGAAGTAGTTCCTTTGAAAAGCATCGCTTCATTCTTAGGGGTTACACCGGAAACCATTAGCCGCATACGCCGCAAGTTAGAGATATAA
- a CDS encoding GNAT family N-acetyltransferase: MIRKLMKEEYKNAINLSYQVCIECGINDFTEEGIETFKSFVYDTSLMNTLDIYGAFDNHLLIGIIGVHRERQHISLFFVLPHYHRQGIGKSLFDYMMSNCNFTYITVNSSTYAETFYTSLGFKKVGKKEINKGIVSIPMKRNI; this comes from the coding sequence ATGATACGGAAATTAATGAAAGAAGAATATAAAAATGCTATAAACTTATCCTATCAAGTATGTATAGAGTGTGGCATTAACGATTTTACGGAAGAAGGGATTGAAACCTTTAAAAGTTTCGTGTATGACACATCGTTGATGAATACGCTTGACATATATGGGGCTTTTGACAATCATTTATTGATAGGAATAATCGGTGTACATCGGGAAAGGCAACATATATCCCTCTTCTTTGTCTTGCCACACTATCATCGGCAAGGAATAGGAAAATCGTTATTTGACTATATGATGAGCAATTGTAATTTTACTTATATAACAGTTAATTCTTCAACCTATGCAGAAACTTTTTATACATCTTTAGGCTTCAAAAAAGTGGGTAAAAAAGAGATTAATAAAGGTATTGTTAGTATCCCTATGAAGAGAAATATATAA
- a CDS encoding SecDF P1 head subdomain-containing protein, whose product MKISTILFFCLLMTACMQTKSFHRTNGWYYVTSQTTDSLSQTPFLTVMDFDSLRLETDAFGHSVITGVFLQDKLPIWREATTKSVGKYIAFVFNDTVITAPQVNSPIESGCFQISNPHGYDLERIFRELQKEIDISRFGN is encoded by the coding sequence ATGAAGATTTCAACAATTCTCTTTTTCTGCCTACTAATGACAGCTTGTATGCAGACAAAATCCTTTCACCGGACAAACGGCTGGTACTACGTAACATCACAGACTACAGACAGCCTTTCACAAACACCTTTCCTTACTGTTATGGATTTCGATTCTTTACGTTTGGAAACTGATGCTTTTGGACACTCGGTCATTACCGGTGTCTTCCTCCAAGATAAATTGCCTATATGGAGAGAAGCCACAACAAAGAGTGTAGGAAAGTACATCGCTTTCGTTTTCAATGACACGGTGATAACTGCTCCTCAGGTTAATAGCCCCATAGAAAGCGGATGTTTCCAAATTTCCAATCCGCATGGATATGATTTGGAACGTATCTTTAGGGAACTACAAAAAGAAATTGATATATCAAGGTTTGGAAATTAA